The following nucleotide sequence is from Solanum dulcamara chromosome 7, daSolDulc1.2, whole genome shotgun sequence.
GATCTACTCAGTCAGTACGCTAATTCACTGATAACATGTTTTGCAGTGACCCAGATCTTGCAGTGTCCCATCCAATAAAAGGTCAACACCAAACAGTATATTCCACCGACCCAGATCAAATATCTGAGGTGCACATTAGAATCTGTTATAAAAATGAACTTTCTCATTTCACATGCAGATATCCTTTCTTCCCTAGGCAGAATCCTTTggacaatttttaaaaaatgtctaCCATCCAAAAATAGATCTTTTGCAGCTGGCATCAAATTCTTATAAAAACAATTTCAATATTTCCCATCATGGAAAAAATCCATCAGATAACCTGGCAATCAAAGAATTAGGACATCATCTTCCCcccgtcccccccccccccctcccaaacaaaaataaataaatctcacttcataataataaacaaaaaatgGAAAAGAATGCAGGGTTGAATTTGTTTGCACTATTAGGTCACTTTAAGGTAATTACACATAATAAGTGAAACTCgtagattaaaaaataaaacaaataatctTCAATAACATGTTAAATTGCTAATTTCTCCTAAAAGGTTCTCACAAAGTCTAAATTGGAAAAGTTATCTTGAAGTGAAACAGAATGAGAAAACGATTGCAAGCTGATGAGGCTAGAGAAAGAGCTAGGGTATAATTCCAAAGAGCAAATTGTTGATATGCGAGTCCTATTTGCATTTTCAAAAACGACCCTCTAATGGTAGAATTCTAGGTTTTATATCACACTGAAGCTTGTTTGAGAAAGCAATTTGTACAACTACACAAGGAATGGCCCACATTTCAGTTTCTTTGCCAAATGACCATCAGTGATTGGGAAAGTAAAAAGAAGTTGGCTTAACTCAGTTTAGGCACATGGTCTTCCTAACGTCCTTTACAAAGAGGTTACACAGAAATTGCTATGTAATATAGTTGATTGCTGAATTACAGATGTGAAGGAAAACGTAAAGAATAGTAAACAAGATAATTCAGATCGTCTTACCAGCAAACAGTCATTTCCCTCTGACTCTGCAAGAATCTCCTCAATCAAGAGCCCCCTCTCAGCAGAATCACCATATTCCAGACACTTCTCAACAACGTTTGAGGCATATTTGTGTTGGCTTAACTGTACAACATTTCCGGTCAACTTTCCGATTATTCGACTTCTTTCATGTGGTCTTCCCCTCTCCAGAACATGCTGCAGCCATAAATTCAGTTTCGCATAACAATTGCACATGCACTAAATTCTTATGTAATACTACCGGTGCCCCTTAGTCCATCACTGTCCCCAAAACAAACTGTTTATATCAAAGTTggtggagggggggggggggggagagcgGCTGGATGTATGCACAAAGCAATAATAGCACAGATGTTTCTCAATCTATTCATCTAGTGCACATCCTTATCTAACGAAaggtataattttatattttacttcTCATTGAATGACATCGATGTATAATTAAAAGGAAGGAATTTACAGAACACTTAAAAAAAGCCAGTGTAAGATGCTAATGTCCCCATTACACCACGCTAATTAACCTTCTTTTAGTTTGCGCAATAGATGCTTTTTTGTTAGGGTTGGAAGAGAAGAAGTCGCATATAGTGATCAGGAAGTTACGGAACTTGACGATAGGAAAGAAAGTTATCGCATATCACCTGGAGAAAAAAAGATACAAACCTGGGTGACATAGTTCCCATACTGATCTTGAGCAAGAGCATAAGCAGATTCCAAGATTTCATGCACTATACACTGACTTTGAGAGTTTTCTGAACAATGTTCCAAGACTCTCTTTGGAAAATTCATATGAAATGAGATGGGAGTCAGTTGAAATGTAAAACAATGTAACTATATCTCATGGTACAACATAGTTTAATATTACCTGGATTACACGGCAACCATAAGGATGCGTAGACAATATAGCTACTTGGCCTTGGAATGAGGAGATAATGAAGCTAATTTTTTCAGTAGGTATGCACTCGATgcatttttggactacatggttCCCATTTTGATCTTGAACGCATCTCATTACATGTCCATTGAGTTCATGGACAAGTTCTGTTTTCTGATCAAGATCGATAACTTCGAGGGCCTAGAAAGAATATCAACAGCAAGACAATGACATCTTTATTTGTACAACTAACTGAATCGCTtggatgaagaagaaaaaaagaaactaCTGTACTACAGTACACAAAAATTAGCAGAATAAACGTGCACTAATCCAATATGATAATGAAACAACTGTATGGCCTCAAAGTGTGCTTAGCACAGTTGTCGACCATGGTTTATAACCTATAAAAGGGACATTACAATCTGCTCTCAGCTCTACCCTTTAAGAGATCCAATTAATTAGCAATATTAGGCACTTGGACACTATTTGAGTAAATTGACAAAAAAGTGTTGTTGAAGTTGAAAGACATTTGCGGAAGTTGCAGTTGTCTATGGACGTGAACTTGATTTGAAAAAAGAAGTTGAAGATTTGTACGCGCAAACCAATATTTCACTTAACGTTCAAATACTAAATTTCCGTATTTGCAACTACTTATTATGCCCAAATAGGTAAGTGAATTTAGTGAGCCAAGAATCGGTTAGAGAAGCCCATCAATTGAAGTATGGATCATCAAAACCCCAATGAAGTGAAAATGGTAAAAAGGCTAAATATTAACAATTTAAAGCTTTACCACTTGataataatgatattttttagaGAGCATGTATATCAGgaaattctttaaaattgatcAGCTATTCACCATGTCAAATCAAGGAACCTATATCGAGAAACTCTACAAATTTCAGACACTAATTCagtctcttttttaaaaaaaacaattggaGGTTAGGGGGGGATATTTCAATAAATTCTCTTAAAAGTATATTAGCAACCAAAAAAACTTGTTTCCTACAGTTATGCAAGCATGACCTGATTCAGGAGAAGGATTGAGCAAGactgacatgtacatggggaaAATGTTGATGACtgtaaatatacataaatatgactCCAGCTCTTCAAAATCAAGGGCCATGGCTTGAAAGGCAATTGCTTTTAAATAagataatgatattttttattgggGAAGTCCCCGTATACAAGTTGTTCGTCATGCAAGAATAACAACTTCCATATGATTccaatcataaaaatatatttgtatactTGAAATGAGATATACCTTTTGAATAACACGGCAGCCATACATTTGCAAACTTAACGGAAGCATCTGCCCTGCTAATTGACATGCCAGCATCTTTCTTTGCTCATGACTTCCATGCTCAAAGAACTGGACACATAATTCAGATATGCAAAACATGCTGGAAGGTTAAAGGCTCAAGGGTTTAAAAAACTGAGAATGTCCAGAAGAGACGTGAAAGTACAGAAAACCACAATGTTTACCTTTTGAATGACATAGTTCCCAAAAACATCTGTTATTAGTTTTGAAGCATGTGGAAGAATTTCTTTGAAAACAGACGCCTTCTCTTCAATACTACAATTTTCCAATTTCTGCTGTATAAACCGACTTCCATGCTGATCAACACTGAGGTTAAAGAACCATTAAATTAACTTCACATCTTTGCGATTATACAGAAAGTAAACTGCAGAAGATACAGAgttggtatatatatactaccTGAATTCAACAATACGACCTGCAATATCAGAGAGGTCAATTCTTCGAGCATTGCTTTGTTTCAGTTCTTCGAGAAATGAATGTCTTTTAGAGTCATTCAAGCTACCAGAACCCCTTTGTGCCGGCCATCCAGAATACAATCCATTATTTCTACCTGAACCAGGGGCAGGTTTAATTTCATTCCTTCTTCCCACAGGGGATCCTGGCAGTACAGGACTACCAAGAGGTGAGGCTGGAAACTGTTGCGCGAATCCCAGGCtcgatggactcccaaaataaCTATTACCAGGAATTATCGTTTTTCCAGGACTTGGTAAGTTCAGATTTCCAACTGGTGGACGAAGGAAATTCTGTTCAGCAATATAAGAAGGGAGATTTGGCTCCTTCTGTGAGGCATAAGCATCAACTTCAAGCCCAAACACACCAGGCGAAGGAAACCGCATATACTGACTAGGAGAAGTGTGTGAATCATCAACAGGATGAGGATGAGGATGATGAAAGTACTGCATATGAAAAGGATCTGGGAAAGAAGGATGCATCATTAATCCATGATGCCCATAAAACTTGGTTAAATGATGCAGATCACCAACTTGTGGAATGTTTTCCCTTGGTGCAACACTTTGACCACTGATGCTTCGTCCAGAACCAGCATTAATGTGCATAGATGGATATCCAGCTAAAAATGGAGAAAGAGAAGGCGAACCTAAAGCATATCCCCCTATATTGTATTGAGGGGCATATCCACCAGATGGACTCAAGTTAGAATAGTATGGGTTACCAGAAGCCATATAGGCTGCAGCTGTTGCATATAGAGGAGGTGTGAGGCCAGAACCTTGAGGAGCTGCTTGCACTTCAACTGAAGAGAACCAGCTATGACCATAACCTTTTGCTAGGCTACTCTGTGGTGTATTAGTCCCAAGTGTATTTGCTTGAACTTGTGGGCCATTAACTTGGTAAGTCGTGCTTCGCTGGGAGTGGTActgctgctgttgttgctgtTCTACTGCATTCTTGCTGTGAAAATACTGTTCATCCTTGTTCTTACTAGCCTCTGGAGTCTGAACGTTCTTTGAAGTCTTTGAAATACCTGATGCTATCTCATCACTGGCTAAGAGTTCATTCACCAAATGTGCATCATTACCTGGTAATTCACCCTTCTGAGGGGAATGAGACCTCCCAAGACTGTCAACACAAGATTCTTTCTCAAGTGTAATGACCAAAGGCTGATCAGAGGCAGTGATATCATGGTCACCTGAGACATTTGCACAAGCATCTGCACCGTGtttatttgaaatatcaaggGAGAGACCATCCAATGTAAGAGATTGAATATCAGAATCTGTTGGTTCCTCTGCAGCAACCTGACCAGAGGACCGAGATTGATTGTAAACTGGTGATGGAGTGCGAGGGAAGTCCTCCTGTGATCAATTAGTCAACAGTATAAGcagcatggaacatgaaaaagaTAGCACTCCAGAAATCTAAATGATACTATCTTCTCATTCATTAGCACAATGTACCACATGAATGCTTCAGAAAATTAAGCAGAACTTCTTAGATGTTGACAAGTGGGCACATGCAAAGAGCAACTTGGGAAAAGGAAACAATACACATTATGGAAGAAATATTCTTGAACTTCAATACCTGGATTAGGTCAACTAAACTTTTGTGTTGACCTGCAAAGGAGGCCAAGTGCTGTCCTGAAGCAAAACTTTGGGGCAGATCATCTGAAGCACTCTGTGGTAAATTTTCATCTTCGGGCTCCTCATTATGAGTTGAGAGAGAACTTCTAGTCATATGCAAGGATCCATCTTTACTATTCTCATAAGAATTTAACTGGCAGCTGTCACCCAGATCTGCAAAATGGTGTGCCAGGTGTCTGTTCTCCCTTGAAATAATAGGAGGAGGAAGCCTAGGATTCAAGTTGACATTAGAGTTGTAGTATGCAAAATACGAGGGATCAGCACGCATCTGCTCTTCAGACTGCCAGTTCTGCATGACAGTGTCTAAGCTTGCCAAACTCAACTTCCGGCTGGAGCTTTGATCATAGACAAGGTTACCAATGGCTGAAAATGAGCCCTCCATACTTGGAGGCGCACTACCACTGCGATTTGGAACCTTATTTCTATTATGACCGTGAATCTTATGACCTTTAAGAAGCAATCCCAGTTCATCAGCTGCCACTTCATTCATAGGGGATGCGAAAGAGACCGCATCCTTGGCAGAGACCCAATTTTCTGTTCTACTGTCTTCGAGTATTCTCATAGGGCTCTCAGTTGCCATGTTGCTCAAGCGTAAGCAAGCATATTTTAACAACAAAAGTTTTCAAATCAACTAAGCCAAAGGCGGAGAAATTTCAACTGAAGCTTTTCATCAATATCACATCAAGAGACTCTAGAAACAAAAGATACTAAGCTGTGATGACTACATATAATCTGTGGCAACTGCAATGGCAGATTCAGATCATAACCAACAAGGAGCAAAAAATGTTTTTGTCAAAgaaaaagaacaacaacaacaacaacaacaacaacaacccagtgaaatcccacaacatggggtctggggagggtagaatgtacgcagaccttactcctaccaatgtaggacggctgttttctgGAGACCTCgactcagtaaaagcataaatgcataaaaaaaaatgttagataagaataggaaattaaaagctttaaaCAATTTTCACTCTCAAAGATTAAATGCAGTAAGATTTGTTGTAAATAGGGATGAACGGAAATATTTATTTAGCTACCATTGAAGCACACGAAAACAACATTTAGTTGCTAGAGGGCCTATCAAAGTATTTTTCACAATCTAAGCCATGACTAGAAGGGAAAATGATTGATGATTAAATGGAGCATTATATGTCCAGCAGCCAACCGTGGTTAtataaatgaaaaatgaataaaggtTCCAAAGTGCTCAAGTAGGTTAGTTTTGAAACTCAGAAGCATTTGTTTTCCATAACTTTTAATGACTCAAAGAAGATGAATTGCCGAAATAGAAGTGTTTTTGTTGTATGGTAGGCTGtataaataagaaagaaaagtaGGAAAAAGTGCAGGATTCCTAATTCCTGCTTGTAAAACGGGTTTTATGTATTAATAATGGTCatgtattaaaataaaaaggaagaattgGAGTGGTGATCAACACATAGAAAAGGGAAAATAGAGGAAGTAGGTAGCACACAAACAGGGGTCAGGGTCAGGGTCAGGACAAAATATCAAAAGAGCAATTGAGTAATTAAAATTGACAAGGTACAGCAAAAGCAAAAACCTTTTTTTGGTAGAATCGCATGATaggaagagagagagaagaaaaagaagagagtcAAAGTGTAACATAAGAACCCTAGTAAAGAGGCAAGAGAAGAGGAAAAGTAGTGAAGTGATTAAATACCTGCTGGTGCTGGTGCTGGTGCTGGTGCTGGTGCTGGACCAAGAAGAGAGTCTGCTACAAAACTCCCCGACGGTGGGGTGATGTGATGATCAATTCCTAAACGCAGCGCAGAGCTAGTATACTACATggagagagaagaagaaacagTTTTCTTGTTTGTTTTATATTACTCCTACTCTACTATTATTAGTTAGATTACAAATGTCGCTCGTAAAACCCCACCACGGGGTTTGAAATATTCATCTatattttattctctttctttattatAATACCAATTTCTCCAAAAACCTTCTCTATCCCACTATTCACTACTACTTTCCATTTATTTATCTtgttttaatttaatagaaattttaaattaaaattttataaacagtgtattaattttttaaacatattatataaaaagttaaaatagGGGTATTTATTAGAGTCATAAAGGAGAGCTTCATTCTCTATAAgacatataattattttttatgatcaGACAAAAAGATGATTGCCGCGAAGCTAATGCACAATcaccaaaaatagaaaatacCTCTGCACAATTtgaatcaatttaaaatttgtatatatttaattaatttcttcGCACAATATTACTGTGTTAATTGATTAGATTTGTAACTAATatgcatctatatatatatattccgtTAATTTCTACTGAATATTCATAATATAGAATTTTTATGCCAAATAATATAGTTGAATGATGTTAGATTGTTTTTTCCCTCTGTCCACTTCCTTTGATTCAACTTGATCTAATACAAAAGGATAAATTATGATGCAATTCGatatcaaatatattataaaacttAATACTTTCTTTTGAAATGGTAGAAACGTTAAGATATTCTAACTTTATTAATGTATATATGATATAGCAATACACATCCATGGATGTGACATTCTACGGGAAATACAACATAAAGATAGTAAatttcaatcatatatcatttatcattaaaattttaaatattttaacacTATTCGTGTATGACATAGCAACATGTGATTGTGTGTATGACTTACAAGAAATACAACATATAGTAGAATTCCAACAGCAGGTTTTTGCACTGATAGATCTCGAAATGATTCATCTCCAAATTATGATGATTTCTAAGTGAGGTAAATCGTTTGGTTAACTACTTgcaataaaatatgattttgtaGACGTAGTATTATGTTTGGCTTGGTCCTTGAACCTTGTAGTTAATTGTTCGACGTGCATTTGATTGGTAAGTGCAACAACACCAGCATACTAGTTTAATGTTACAAGAAGTGGTGCATAGGAAGGTAACGtgtatacaaattttattcttATCTTGAAATATATAAATGTTGTTTTCGATAGACTATCACCTCATGAACATATTAGTTAGTTTAAATACAATGTTTGTTACTTAAATTTATTGGTATCGTATTACTAAGTCAGTCATTACTTAAGATGAAAAGTCTCATTTTATATAACGATTGATTTGATGTAACCGCGTTGttaccttattttttcttttcatttgtcgatttattttctaataatcctattttatctttattcttcctttttataATAGCTCAAATTATCGATGTGGAACATTATGTAGCAACAAGAAATGGTACAATATATCCAAACGTTTTATTCATCAAAACAATACCagtataatataataacaatatgcaacaaccatccaaacaaagtgcAAGTAAACTTCGAGTATGGACCAAGTTTTGAGAGAATGTTCTACATTTGCTAACTTCTCTTTTTGTATGCTACAATTAATATTCATTCTCGTGTGCATTCTGTTTCCCAAGTCCGAGAGGTCGAAACTAAGTACATTCATTTCGAACATTAGTCTTTACAATTATGCATTTACAATTCATAACCTCGTTCGTCCATCCCTCATGTTCCTTTTTACACGTCTTGCAAAATTacattattagtattagtattttttttataaaggaGAAAAATAGACACATGGAACTTCTTTACATTTGTAATTCTATGCTAGTAGCCCAGCCAAGCAGACGGTACTGGTTGAAACTTTTGCTTGGCACATGCCAGTAGATCACAGTACTCCACATGATTCAAGCAGTCGCGGAAGTCTGTGAAAAGCCTTTCAAATACTCTCCATTGGACTTTATAAGACCTGGAATACGGGAAAGGCAGGATTACCTGCAAAAAACATTGAATGACACACAAAGCACTATGTTACTAAAGAAAACATGAAAACTGTCTGAAGATAATTTGAATCAGAAGACTTGAGAATAAGGTTGAAATATTTCACGTGCTATTCCCTTGTTTTATCTTACTCTCCATCTGTATTTTTTGGATAGCCTCTTACAACCAAGGCCCTTAAAACACAACAAATATAAACTAGCAGATTTAACAAACACGAAAGACTATCACAACAGTTTGATTTAATAACTATTGGACGCAGTTATTAAATGATGCTCATCATAACAAGACCATCAATACAGGAGAGACACAGTAATAGGTACAACACGGAAAAGAAGTCTCCAATTTTGCTTACATCCCCTTCTGATGCAAGACGCTTTAGCAAATTAAATGTTTGTTCATTCTCCTCCAAATTGTCAACCACAGCCAGCCAGATTATTGAAGCAAGCTCATGAGCCATGTCCCTCGACTTGCCACAGGCAATAAACTGATCTGGAGAAGCAAAACAATAGAACAAGATTATAGGGTTGAGAAGGAAAAGTTAAATAATAGGTTGATATCAGGTTACTATTAGTGCAGAGATCGTTAGTATGAAGCTATGGGACCATACCAAAGTTAATTTCTGACTTGACACCTAAATTGTGTATGGTCCATCTACACAGAAGAAGAGTGTAATCAAACCTTGTTAAAAAAACAAGCATAATCAAACATACTCTTCTGGGTCTATACAAGTACATATTTAATAAATGTCAAACATTCCAAATATTCCTCCAGGGATTGTGACAACTGATAACAAAGCCACTTCATTATCTTTGGAAGCCCTAAAGTTTTGAACTGATATCAGATCTCACTGGAAAGTCTCGTGTATGTTGCAGAGCAGAACTACTTTTTTAAGAGCAAAACACTAGCCAGTAGTTTCAGTAATTATCACCATGTAGTTTTAAACCTGGGGGTAAGGAGGGGAGAGGGAATGGGTGATAAACATGCAGTTTTAGCAGCCATATAGAGGGTAGGACAGTTCTAcagaagaatttttttaaaaaggtaaaGGTATGCAGAGGAGGACGAGGTCTATTTACTAGGTAACCTCTCCAGAGACGATAAAAAACGAATATGGTAGAGCGACCTCTTTTTTCCGCATTGTCATCTGAAGTTATTGAGAAATGGCCTCTCATTCTTGGCTTCTTTTCCTCTGGAATTATTAGTGGCAATATAAGGTTCAAAGATCACCTCTTTTAAGGTTTTATATACACTCTGCCACTGCTTCCTTCTCATTGATCTCCTTCACATTTTCAGCCATAAAGGTACCACATGACGCTGGCATCCCACCCTTCATGTTATCTCCATCCTATTGCAGTCTTAATCCCTTTATTTGATCATCCTCCTTATTCCCTACTGCGGTTTTGGATGGTTCATTGTTTTGTGCCAGATCTGGTTCTCTACTTTCTTCGAGAATATCGGCCCTTGATACCTCCACATTAATGATTATGACATCCTTTAATGTCTGAGCAGGTTCCGAATGGGTTTGATCAGAGTGTCCATTATGTTCTCCTTCTCGTTTTCTTTTGTTAAGGGTGATAGCAAATTCAGGAGTAAGTCTACAATCTGAGGTGCTATGTGTATGTTTTGATTAGTGTAAGTTGCATAACTTCATTTTTTTCTGTTTTAGAAAGACAGAGAAACCCTAGAAGAAGGAAATATAACTAGAGCGTAAGAAATAATGCCTAAAAAACCGATTATGGCATGATCTGTAGTCTCTCCATTGTGTCTTTTCCTTCTCAAAGGTACATTATTTAATTTACCACTTTTCCTTCACAAGCCAAAGACAGTGGTACAACTTCATTATCGGGCTAGTCATAGTGATCTACAAGGCACCCAATAAGCTGATATTCTATGTATAACAGCATCAATCAGTTAAAACCATAATGTTTCAATTAAGTAACTCCTCCTGGGCTCTGTGTACATAGTTCCTTCCAGTCTCACTAGTTCCACAGGAATCTAGCACAATCATATTGTTCTTCCAATTATCCCTTCTATGCCTTTTATTTTTCAGTATTCATTTATGGAGGGTATTGTGGAACAGACTGA
It contains:
- the LOC129895090 gene encoding pumilio homolog 5, translated to MATESPMRILEDSRTENWVSAKDAVSFASPMNEVAADELGLLLKGHKIHGHNRNKVPNRSGSAPPSMEGSFSAIGNLVYDQSSSRKLSLASLDTVMQNWQSEEQMRADPSYFAYYNSNVNLNPRLPPPIISRENRHLAHHFADLGDSCQLNSYENSKDGSLHMTRSSLSTHNEEPEDENLPQSASDDLPQSFASGQHLASFAGQHKSLVDLIQEDFPRTPSPVYNQSRSSGQVAAEEPTDSDIQSLTLDGLSLDISNKHGADACANVSGDHDITASDQPLVITLEKESCVDSLGRSHSPQKGELPGNDAHLVNELLASDEIASGISKTSKNVQTPEASKNKDEQYFHSKNAVEQQQQQQYHSQRSTTYQVNGPQVQANTLGTNTPQSSLAKGYGHSWFSSVEVQAAPQGSGLTPPLYATAAAYMASGNPYYSNLSPSGGYAPQYNIGGYALGSPSLSPFLAGYPSMHINAGSGRSISGQSVAPRENIPQVGDLHHLTKFYGHHGLMMHPSFPDPFHMQYFHHPHPHPVDDSHTSPSQYMRFPSPGVFGLEVDAYASQKEPNLPSYIAEQNFLRPPVGNLNLPSPGKTIIPGNSYFGSPSSLGFAQQFPASPLGSPVLPGSPVGRRNEIKPAPGSGRNNGLYSGWPAQRGSGSLNDSKRHSFLEELKQSNARRIDLSDIAGRIVEFSVDQHGSRFIQQKLENCSIEEKASVFKEILPHASKLITDVFGNYVIQKFFEHGSHEQRKMLACQLAGQMLPLSLQMYGCRVIQKALEVIDLDQKTELVHELNGHVMRCVQDQNGNHVVQKCIECIPTEKISFIISSFQGQVAILSTHPYGCRVIQRVLEHCSENSQSQCIVHEILESAYALAQDQYGNYVTQHVLERGRPHERSRIIGKLTGNVVQLSQHKYASNVVEKCLEYGDSAERGLLIEEILAESEGNDCLLTMMKDQFANYVVQKILEISNNKHREILLSRIRVHLHALKKYTYGKHIVARFEQLSEQLSDEDIGTCEP